The Nitrosarchaeum sp. genomic interval ATTGCCAAAAGGTTCTGAACCAAAACCAGCAGATGTGCCAAAACCATCTGAGACAAAAGCATCACCACCAGCTACTGTACAAGCAGCTTTAGAGAATGCTTATCAAAATGCCAAAATGACCGATTTTCATTGGTATAGGGCACATGTAACGGGTTATTCTCCAGCTCCAAACAGATACTTTGTAAGAAGAACTGCTCCTGTAGGTAAAGTACCATCAGGAAATTGGAATGATCAAAAAGCTAAAGTTCCTGGATATACACAACCATCAAACCAGTACTTTGCAACAAGACCTAGACTTGCATATCATCCAGCAGATAAAACATTTGGAGGTTTCAGTGGTGTGACAATGACAGTTGATGGAGTAGTTGCACAAGCTCAAACACAACAAGCACCTCCAAAACCAAGTAAAGGCACATTGCCAAAAGGATTCTAATTCAATCATTCTTTTATTTTCTATTTTTGATAAAAATCAATATCCTGACCACATTTGTTGTCTTAATTGATATTTGATTTCAAAATTCATTTGTTTTTATTTTATAATCCGTTTTATATTTATGCAATTTTTACATATTATGATTTATTTTTTCCAATTAATTTTAACTAAATATTCTATCTGATCAAAATGTAAATAAACAATGTAATATTTACTGAAAGGAATGGCAACTAAAAAGCAAACAAAACAAGATCTTGAAAACAAGATTGCCGAATTAGAAGCTAAATTAGATAAATTGGCAACACAGCTTGAAGCAAAACCAGCACCAAAACCAGCTGAGGTTGCAAAACCAGCTGAGACAAAACCAGCCGAGGTTGCAAAACCAGCACCAAAACCAGCTGAGGTTGCAAAACCTGCTGAGGTTACAAAACCAAAAGGCGTATTGCCAAAAGGTTCTGAACCAAAACCAGCAGATGTGCCAAAACCATCTGAGACAAAAGCATCACCACCAGCTACTGTACAAGCAGCTTTAGAGAATGCTTATCAAAATGCCAAAATGACCGATTTTCATTGGTATAGGGCACATGTAACGGGTTATTCTCCAGCTCCAAACAGATACTTTGTAAGAAGAACTGCTCCTGTAGGTAAAGTACCATCAGGAAATTGGAATGATCAAAAAGCTAAAGTTCCTGGATATACACAACCATCAAACCAGTACTTTGCAACAAGACCTAGACTTGCATATCATCCAGCAGATAAAACATTTGGAGGTTTCAGTGGTGTGACAATGACAGTTGATGGAGTAGTTGCACAAGCTCAAACACAACAAGCACCTCCAAAACCAGCTGAGGTTGCAAAACCAAAAGGTACCTTGCCAAAAGGAACAGAACAAGCTAAAGTGACATCTACAACTGAAAGTTCTGGAAAGTCAAGAAAAGAACAATTAGAAGAATATGAACAAGAGTATCTCCAAAGAATAGAACAACAAAGAATTGAAGACGAGAAGAGATACCAAGAAGCTGTTGTTGAAGAAGTAAAAACTAGAACAAATAAAACTCATGGTGCTTTACCAAAAGGATTTGAAGCAAAAGCAGCTCCTGAACCACCAAAAACTTCTAAAGGCACATTGCCAAAAGGATTCTAATTTTTAATCTTTTTTTCTTTTTAATTTAATTTTAAAAAATCATCTAACACTTCTTTTGAATGTCCTGCCGGTTTTACTTTAGGATATACTTTGAAAATTTTTCCTTTCTCATCAACTAAAAATGTGCTTCTTGCTACTCCCATGTATTCTCTCCCCATGAATTGCTTTTTACCCCAAACTCCAAATCCTTTTGAAATTGTTTTATCTACATCTGCAAGAAGTGGATATTTTATTCCCATTTTATCACAAAATTTCTTATGTGAATCCACATCATCTGGACTGACTCCTATGATCTCAATTCCAGCTTTTTGAAATTTTTTATAATCTTTGGAAAACTCATCTGCTTCTGTTGTACAACCCGGAGTGAAATCTTTTGGATAAAAATAGATGACATGCTTTTTACCCTTAAAATCACTTGATTTGACACTGTTTCCGTTTGCATCTTTTACTTCAAATTTTGGAACCGATTCTCCTTCTTCTAACATGATATGTCTAAAGATATTTTGACCGTTAATTACTTTTTGACTTTGATAATCTATCCCACTTCGAATGTTTTATATGGAAATTAGAATGGCTTTAGCTTAATGGTTAACCCAAGAGCATATCTTGCAGAAGCAATTGCAACATATGGTTTAGTATTTTTTGGTCCGCTTTCTGTAATTATTGCAGTAGCCTCTTTTGGAGAAACTCTGACAACCCAATCTGTATTGTTTATTTCACTTGGCCATGGTGGTGCAATCGCTCTTATGGTTTATGCATTTGGACATGTATCTGGAGCTCACATCAATCCAGCAGTTACAATTCCTATGATGATTACTAAAAAAATTGGAATTAAAGATGGTATTGGATATATTATTTCACAATTAATCGGTGCAGTTGCAGCAGCAGCAACTCTTAAAGCAATTTTGCCAGAACTTGGCGCAAAAGTTAACTTTGGTACGCAAGGCGGTCCAAGTGAACTTATCAATAACAGTATAAGCTCTGGATTTGCAATAGAAGCAATTTTGACTTTCTTCTTAGTACTGGTAATTTTCATGACAGCCGTTCATAAAAAAGCATCACCTGGATGGCATGGATTTTCAATTGGTGGAATGGTGTTTTTGATTCACCTCGTTGCAGTTCCATTAACTGGCGCATCTGTAAATCCTGCAAGAACATTTGGTCCTGCATTGATTTCCGGAGCTTGGGAGTTTCAATGGTTGTATTGGGCAGCACCAATTCTAGGTGGCATAATTGCAGGTTTGATCATGAATTATGTCTATGTCAACAAGGTCGAAAAAGAAGCATAATTTTTTTCAAATACCAAACGTTTTTAAAAATTTGATAGCACGATTCTGTTGGACTCGTTGCATAGCTTGGATAGTGCGAACGCTTGCGGAGCGTTAGGTCGTCGGTTCGAATCCGACCGAGCCCGCTTTTTAAATTCTTTGAAATGATCTTTTTAGAATGTTTTTGTCTTTCTTAAAAAAATAGTTACTGATATCATGTAACATGCAGTAGCTATGATTTCTGAAACTAGTGATGCGATGAATGGTTCTATGTTCATTTCAAGAAAATAATACAAAGAAGGCCATCGTATTGCAAGATAAATAATTTCACCTACTCCAAATGATGAAATCATACTTAGGATCTCTTTTTTAATTAAACTTGAACTCATTTGTTTGTATCTTATTTTATTATCCCAATAAAACAAAACTGAGAAAATTCCAAAATATACTATGTACCCTGTTATTATTGTAATTGTAGTTGTGAGGTGATTCTCATAACCCGTTAATGATTGGGCAACGACTGCCGAAAGTGAGGCTGAAATGATAAAACAAATTATAAAATTCCTGTTAATTTGTAGTAGTTGCTGGTTAACCTTCATATTCTATTTTTCATCTAGTAACTATTATTTTATGTTAAACAAATTCGAATTTTATGAAAACTAGATGTCAATGGGCAAAGGATGAACTTAACATAGAATATCATGATAATGAATGGGGAAAACCTCAACACGATGATCGTAAATTATTTGAATTTTTAATTTTAGAGGGAGCTCAGGCTGGCTTAACTTGGACTACTATTCTTAAACGACGAGATGGATATAGAAAAGCATTCTCTGACTTTGATCCAGTTAAAGTGTCAAAGTATACAGAAAAACATATCAAAAATTTACTAAATAATCCTGCAATAATCCGCAATAAATTAAAAATTAACTCTGTAATTAATAACGCAAAACTCTTTGTAAAAATTCAAGAGGAGTTTGGTTCATTTGACAAATTCATTTGGAGTTTTGTTAATAATACAACAATAACCAACAATTTCAAAAGACTTTCTGATATACCCGCATCCACGGATATATCCAAAAAAATGAGCGATGATTTGAAAAAATATGGATTTAATTTTGTCGGTCCAACAATTTGTTATGCTTTCATGCAAGCTGTAGGTATGGTAAACGATCATACAAGTGACTGTTTTTTACATAAAAAATAATTTATAATGTCTTGTCTTAGTATGATCTATTGTATGGATTTGATCTGAATGGGTGATGGAAAATTTGCCACCTCTATTTCTTGCATGGATGGAAGAATTCAATTTCCTTTGGCAAAATGGATTAAAGAAAACTATTCTGTCGATTACGTTGATACCATAACAGAACCTGGAGTTGACAAGAAAATAGCAGAAGATTCTAGTCATGAATCAATAAAATCAAAAATTGGAATATCTGTAAATATTCATAAGTCTAAATTAATTGTTGTATCTGGACATTATGATTGTGCTGGAAATCCAGTATCTGATGAAAAACACATGTCTCAAATAAAAGATGGAGTTAAAGTGATTTCCTCTTGGAAATTTGATGCAAATGTGATTGGTGTTTGGGTTGACAAAAATTGGAATGTTGTTCTTCTATAATTTTTAATTAATTCTTTTCTTTAACTTTTCAAATATTTAGCAAGTTTTTTTAGTTAGTTAATCAAATAGTAATTGTAAATTATGAAAATCTCTAAAAATATGCAAAGTGGATTAAATAATCAAATCTTGTTGGAAGCAAATGCTTCAAATACATATTTGTCAATGGCCTCTTGGTGTGAAGTAACTGGATACGAGGGTGGTGCTAGTTTCTTTTATGCTCAATCCGATGAAGAAAGAACTCATATGCTAAAAATAATTCATTACTTAAACAACATGGGAATTTCTGCAAAAATTCCTGCAACTAAATTACCTACATCTGATTTTAAATCATTAGAATCAATTTTGAAATTGGCATTAAAAAACGAACAAGCAGTTACTTCTGCAATACACAAACTAGTTGAAATTGCATTAAAGGATAAAGATCATTCTACCAATGTATTTCTAGAATGGTTTGTCAATGAACAAGTTCAAGAAGAAACAAAATTTGAGACATTGATACAAAAGTTTGAATTGATTGGAAGAGATAAGATTGCTATAAACGAAATAGATAAAATTTTGGCATCATCTGCTACTGCAACAGCACCTGCCGAATCAGTCTAGCTCCATTCTCTAAAAATCTAATCATTTGTGTATTTTTTACATTTACAACCTTTCACAAGACATTTGCCATTTCCTTCAAAATGAATGGCATTGTCGTGATAACATCCAATTTTCATATTATTACATTTCATTACAAAATTCCTTGTTTATGTTGATTCTTTAATCTTGTTTGTCAGACAATTATAATTACACATCACACATATTGTCTATAATGGCAAATATCAAAAGTATAGGTCGTTTTTTTATTTTTATTATAGGTGGGCTTGTTGCTATTATTGTTGGTTCATTTATGATTCGTGGAACTATGCACATGTGGGATAAACCTGATTCTGACAAAAAATCTGATAAAAATAATGACTAAAAAACAAGTATGATGAATTGATTTTAGAAATGATGCCTGATTCTTCAATTAGAAAATCCCTTGAAGATTATGTCAAATTAAGAATTAGAGATGTTCCATCTGAAATTCATCAAACTTTTCCAAATGTTAAACAAATTTGGAAATGTGAAAACCAAGTTGATTTTCTTTATGGATATTATGTCGGAAAGATCGAAGAAGGAACATTACATTATTTACTTAAAGCAACTCGAGCATCGGCAGGTGGGTTTGTCGATGCTTTTGAAATTAGAGGTATTCTTGAAACATATAGAACAGATCTGAGAAATTCTATTGAGAAAGCACTCTCTTAGTGAAGTAGAAATACTACACTGTTCTAAATATTGACATGGTTGGACCTCAAGATGGTGGATTCGGTTTTGATCAATCAAAAAAATACACTAATGTTGAAAATATAGAGCAAGTATGTGTTCAATGCCAAGCTGGTCAACACAAAAAATGTTTGGTAAAGTCAAAACAACAAGAAAACTGTGAATGCGAACATTGCCTGATTTATGGATAATGCATTTCAAAATTAATTTAATTATTTCTATCTCTTATTATTATAAAATTTATTCTTGTGATTTTTTAATAATTGCGTAGATTCAATAAGTGTTGTTTTTAGTTAATTGATATGTCTAAAATTAAACAAATAATTGCATGGGTTGCAATTCTTGGTGGTGGTATTGGCTTTTTCTTTTTCTCATTATATGCCGTAGACTTTATGCGTTAAATTTGGAAATTATCTTTACTCTTTAGACTCTGTCTTTTCTTTTAGTTTTTCAAGTTCCTCTCTAGTTTGAGCATGTTCTCTGCGCTCTTTGTCTAATAGAACATGAAGTGTTTCTAACTCTTTTTCTGCCTTACTTAGTTTTGATTTTAATCCTCCAACCACCGCACTAGCAGCTTCGATTATGCCTTTAGTTGCTTTTTTATCTGTAATTTCTCCTTCAATGAATTCTTTTTCTTTAGAGGTGAAAATTCCAGTTTCACCATCGATATTTTCCTGTGTATTTTTTACATCATGTTTTGCATTATACAGTCTTGAAGTAATCTCTTCTAACTCTTTTTGTGCTTGAATCTGCTGTGCACGTATTTCATGTAATTCTGATTGCCCTTCAGTAATTTTTTCTTTAATATCCTCATACTCTTTTGTGATCTTTTCAAGTTCTTGATTCTTTTTTGTAAGGTTGATCTCTGCTCTGTCTATTTCCTCAATAATTTTTTTATTTTTATTGAATTTTTCTTCTGAATCATTTATTTTTGTTTTGATATTTTTGTATTCCAAGTATATTGTATCAAGTTCTAATTTTTTTTGATTTGATTCTCTCTTTATCTCCATTAATTTACTAGTTGCTTCATCGTATTCTTCTTTTACACTTTGTAGCTTTTTTGTAATATTGCCAATCTCTTCTTGTTTTGTTCTAAATTCAATTTGTAGTCCTTCTACTTCTGTTTCAAGTGATTCTTTTAGAACACTCTCTTCATTTTTTTCATATGTTTTTTCTTCTTGCTCCTTTTTCTTTCCAAAAAGACCCATGTTAATCTACAAAAATCTCCAAAAGATGAACCTTTCTTTAGTTTTTTGCTCTTGTGCGAATAAACTTGAGATAAAACCCAATTCCACCAATTACTATACCGCCAATCAATGCTAGCATTCCTAATTCTGGATTATCGGGATTAATGTTTGGTGCTAAAAATAACAATAATGCCCCAAATATGATTAGAGCAAAACTGCTACCTCCTCTTGATTTATTGTGCTCACTGTGTACCATTTTAGATATATTCTGAAATTGTTTTTGCGACTTTCTTTCTTCCGATATCTGTTATGAGTGGTCCAATTTTAGGTCCTCTTGATGTGCCTAGTATTATCTGATACAAAATTCTAAAGAAGTCTTTTGGTTCAACACCGTTTGATTTTGCAATTTGATATATTGTATTTTGAATGTCTTCTGGTTCTTCTTCTGCATTGAGTGCATCTACTAATAATTTTAAAACTTTTTTGGCTGATTCATCCATATCTACTTGTGTTTTTTCTTGCTGATCAAACTCATCTGCAAAATTTCCAGCTAATTCGATTAATTTTTCTATTTGTGGATCAGAATTTTTGATCACACCGTAATCTAATAGTTTTTTCATTACCATTTCCGTTCTGTTTTCTTTGAACATTTTTGCCAATTCCACTAATAATCTATAATTGACATGTATGCTTGGTTGTTTTGGAGGATTTAGTAAATTTACATATTCGTAGAGCCCCTTTGATTTTATTAATTTGGCCTCATTGTCAACCTTGATTTTTCCAAAAAATATGTCTTCTAATTCATTATACTCGTTCATCAATGATGGTATGTCTTCAAATCCTAACTCTCTTGCCCCTGTAATTCTTTTGTAAAGTAGTAACAATATTGATTTTGGACTTCCAAACTCCATCCATTTTTGTCCTGTAACCACATTTCCTAATGATTTTGAAATCTTTTTTCCGCCTTTATCCAAAAACATTTCATATTTTACATGATGCGGATGTGGAAAATTTAAAATCTCATCTGAGACCCAGTCGTTTACTTTTACTGAATCCATGATGTCTTTTCCATACGCTTCAAATCTAATATCAAATGCTGCCCATCTTGCTGCAAATTCTACTTTCCATGCTAATTTGCCAAGATCTTTTGTGATGTCTGCTTCTCCATCGTGTCCACAACCTTTGATCGTTTTTGAGCTAATTTCTGCGTCATGACACTTGTATCTCACCTTCTTCTCATTTTCTAGATACTCAAATGCTTCTGCCGTGTAAAGCCGGTCACAATTTGAACATACTGGAAAGTATGGTAAAAATTTCTGATATTTCTCTTGTCCTACCAATTCTGAAATTTTATCTCCTATCTTTGCGCTGTTTTGTAAAATTGTATGAATTTGTTCTTTTAGCAATCCATTTTTGTAGGTATCTTTTGCTCTTCTGAATTCATATTTAATTCCCATTTTGTCCAGTCCATCTAAAAGAATACTGCTCATGTGCATTCCATATGACTCATGACAACCGTAAGGGTCTGGAATCAACGAAACTGGTTTAGCAATGTGTTTTTCTAAATCATCTGGAAATCCTTCCGGAATTTTTCTCAATCCGTCTAGATCATCTGAATATGCAATTAATTCTGATTTGAATCCATAATTTTCTAATGCAAGTTTTACTCCATATGCCCTAACTGCATCTCCTAAACTTCCTATATGTGGAACTCCTGAAGCACCAAGTCCGCTTTCAACTCTTAATAGTTCTAAACTTCTACCAAGAGTTTTTTCTCGCTCTAGTAACTCATGAGCTAATTTATCTATCCAAGTTCCCTTGCCGAAAATTTCTTGTTCTGACATGTCTATTCTTTATTCAACGATTTTGTCATGTATGGCCCATATAACGAATACCCTATTTTCTGATAATATTCTCTTGTTCCTACAGCGCTAATTACTAGTAGTTTTGTAGCATCAAATTCTTCTTTGGAAATTTTTTCAGCCTCTTTCATTAAATTTTTCCCCAATCCTGAATGCTGAATCTCATTTTCTCCTTTTTCACCAAGCTTCAATGATTTACCATAAACGTGTAATTCTCTTACAATGCAAGAATTATCTTCAATTTCTTTTCTATGTGCAAGGTTACTTGGTTTTCTTAATCTTAAAAATCCATAAATTGATTCATTTGAATCTTCATATGACAAAAATACTTCTTTTCCTCCCGATGAATCGTAATTAATTCTGTTTAATTTAATATCTTGTTCACTAGTTTTTTTGTTTGACAAACCTGCCTCTCTACATCTAATGCATTTGCATGAAATACCTTGTTTGTTTAGATTTTGTTGTACTATCTGTCTGAGATTTCCTGATTTTGGGCCTGCTATGATCTCATTTGGTGATATCTCTCTTTGAACTCTCATTATTCTGACCCATTTTGGAACATTTTTCTTTACTTCGGTTAAAACTTTGATCATATCATGATCCGAATATGGCGCGTATTTTCCTCGTTTGTATTCCTCATAGAGTGGTGTATTTTCAATTACTAGTGATGGGTAAATTTTCAACATGTCTGGTCTAAGTTCTGGGTCTTCAAACAATTTTTTAAAATCTGCAATATCTCCTTCTGGTGTCATTGTAGGAAGTCCGGGCATCATATGTGCTACAATTTTATATCCTGCATCTTTAGAAATTTGAAATGACTCTGTAACATCATTGTAATTATGCCCTCTGTTAACAATTTGGTATACTCTGTCTTGTAGTGATTGAACTCCTATCTCTATTCTAGTAATCCCGTAATATAACATCGCATCAACATGTTTTTGCTTGCAATAGTCTGGTTTTGTTTCAATTGTAAATCCAACGTTTCTTATTTTTGCATGTTCATTGTTTAATTTAGCTTCTTCCAAATTTTTTGAATCAATTCCATTTAATGCATCATAGCAAGATTTGATAAAATTTTCTTGATAGTCTTTTGGCATGAACAAAAATGTGCCTCCTACAATTACTATTTCCATTTTAGATGGATCATGTCCAAAAGCAATTAATTTTTCAATTTTTGATATTATCTGTAGTTTAGGATCATATTCATTTTGTATTGCGTTAAGTGTTGATGGCTCTTTTCCAGTGTAGCTATTTGGCGAATTGAATTCTATTCCGCCTGGACAATATGTACATCTTCCATGAGGGCATGCATAAGGTTTTGGCATCAATGCAATTACTGATACTCCAGATGCCGTTTTGATTGGTTTCTTTAACAGCACTTTTTGTAATTTAAAAAAATCAGCATCTTTTACAGTTGAAAGAATTTCATGATTTCTTGGAATTCTTTCTAGTGCGTATTTTGCACATATTTTTTTAATTTCTGCCTTTACTTGTTTTTTAGTTGGTTCTTTAATTGTCAAAAGGTTCTGTGTTATTTCAGTACACGCAGTTGAAAATAACACATCTAGTTTATTCATATTTGAAATCATATCTAATTGAACATAAATTCGTTAAATAATCTTGGGACGTTAGATGTCTAATTTTGTCTGAAAATTCATTCTTTTACTCTGTTTATTTATGGCAGATTATTTGCTTGTGGTTCTGCTCCTTCTTGTCTCTGTTCTTTTTTATATTCTATCTTTAACCAGACTGGTGTTATGATTGTAGTTACTGCTACCATAATCACGATGGTAGAATACACACTTGATGTTAAAATTCCTGATGCTACTCCTACTCCTGCCACAATCAAACCTACTTCTCCTCTTGATATCATACCTATTCCAACTTTCATTCCTTTTGATTTGCTTTTCAAAAACATCATTGCTGGAAGTCCACATCCTAGTAATTTTGTCGCAATCGCTATTGCAATAACTATTCCACTGAGATACAATATCTCTGCGTTTACCTGTCTAAAATCAACTTGCGCACCAATTATTGCAAAGAATAATGGTGCAAAGATTAATCCTATTTGATGTGCATAGTTCTCGACTTTTTCAAATACCTTGGTAGTTGATAATGCCATACCTACTGCAAATGCTCCTACTATTGGTGACAGTCCTATGGATCCTGCAAGTGCAGCTGCTCCAAAAAATGA includes:
- a CDS encoding DNA-3-methyladenine glycosylase I, which encodes MKTRCQWAKDELNIEYHDNEWGKPQHDDRKLFEFLILEGAQAGLTWTTILKRRDGYRKAFSDFDPVKVSKYTEKHIKNLLNNPAIIRNKLKINSVINNAKLFVKIQEEFGSFDKFIWSFVNNTTITNNFKRLSDIPASTDISKKMSDDLKKYGFNFVGPTICYAFMQAVGMVNDHTSDCFLHKK
- the lysS gene encoding lysine--tRNA ligase, translating into MSEQEIFGKGTWIDKLAHELLEREKTLGRSLELLRVESGLGASGVPHIGSLGDAVRAYGVKLALENYGFKSELIAYSDDLDGLRKIPEGFPDDLEKHIAKPVSLIPDPYGCHESYGMHMSSILLDGLDKMGIKYEFRRAKDTYKNGLLKEQIHTILQNSAKIGDKISELVGQEKYQKFLPYFPVCSNCDRLYTAEAFEYLENEKKVRYKCHDAEISSKTIKGCGHDGEADITKDLGKLAWKVEFAARWAAFDIRFEAYGKDIMDSVKVNDWVSDEILNFPHPHHVKYEMFLDKGGKKISKSLGNVVTGQKWMEFGSPKSILLLLYKRITGARELGFEDIPSLMNEYNELEDIFFGKIKVDNEAKLIKSKGLYEYVNLLNPPKQPSIHVNYRLLVELAKMFKENRTEMVMKKLLDYGVIKNSDPQIEKLIELAGNFADEFDQQEKTQVDMDESAKKVLKLLVDALNAEEEPEDIQNTIYQIAKSNGVEPKDFFRILYQIILGTSRGPKIGPLITDIGRKKVAKTISEYI
- a CDS encoding tRNA uridine(34) 5-carboxymethylaminomethyl modification radical SAM/GNAT enzyme Elp3: MNKLDVLFSTACTEITQNLLTIKEPTKKQVKAEIKKICAKYALERIPRNHEILSTVKDADFFKLQKVLLKKPIKTASGVSVIALMPKPYACPHGRCTYCPGGIEFNSPNSYTGKEPSTLNAIQNEYDPKLQIISKIEKLIAFGHDPSKMEIVIVGGTFLFMPKDYQENFIKSCYDALNGIDSKNLEEAKLNNEHAKIRNVGFTIETKPDYCKQKHVDAMLYYGITRIEIGVQSLQDRVYQIVNRGHNYNDVTESFQISKDAGYKIVAHMMPGLPTMTPEGDIADFKKLFEDPELRPDMLKIYPSLVIENTPLYEEYKRGKYAPYSDHDMIKVLTEVKKNVPKWVRIMRVQREISPNEIIAGPKSGNLRQIVQQNLNKQGISCKCIRCREAGLSNKKTSEQDIKLNRINYDSSGGKEVFLSYEDSNESIYGFLRLRKPSNLAHRKEIEDNSCIVRELHVYGKSLKLGEKGENEIQHSGLGKNLMKEAEKISKEEFDATKLLVISAVGTREYYQKIGYSLYGPYMTKSLNKE
- a CDS encoding carbonic anhydrase is translated as MGDGKFATSISCMDGRIQFPLAKWIKENYSVDYVDTITEPGVDKKIAEDSSHESIKSKIGISVNIHKSKLIVVSGHYDCAGNPVSDEKHMSQIKDGVKVISSWKFDANVIGVWVDKNWNVVLL
- a CDS encoding MIP family channel protein — encoded protein: MVNPRAYLAEAIATYGLVFFGPLSVIIAVASFGETLTTQSVLFISLGHGGAIALMVYAFGHVSGAHINPAVTIPMMITKKIGIKDGIGYIISQLIGAVAAAATLKAILPELGAKVNFGTQGGPSELINNSISSGFAIEAILTFFLVLVIFMTAVHKKASPGWHGFSIGGMVFLIHLVAVPLTGASVNPARTFGPALISGAWEFQWLYWAAPILGGIIAGLIMNYVYVNKVEKEA
- a CDS encoding DNA repair protein; amino-acid sequence: MGLFGKKKEQEEKTYEKNEESVLKESLETEVEGLQIEFRTKQEEIGNITKKLQSVKEEYDEATSKLMEIKRESNQKKLELDTIYLEYKNIKTKINDSEEKFNKNKKIIEEIDRAEINLTKKNQELEKITKEYEDIKEKITEGQSELHEIRAQQIQAQKELEEITSRLYNAKHDVKNTQENIDGETGIFTSKEKEFIEGEITDKKATKGIIEAASAVVGGLKSKLSKAEKELETLHVLLDKERREHAQTREELEKLKEKTESKE
- a CDS encoding trans-sialidase, with the protein product MSAAKKQTKKDLENKIAELEAKLDKLATQLEAKPAPKPAEVAKPAETKLAEVAKPAPKPAEVAKPAEVTKPKGVLPKGSEPKPADVPKPSETKASPPATVQAALENAYQNAKMTDFHWYRAHVTGYSPAPNRYFVRRTAPVGKVPSGNWNDQKAKVPGYTQPSNQYFATRPRLAYHPADKTFGGFSGVTMTVDGVVAQAQTQQAPPKPSKGTLPKGF
- a CDS encoding trans-sialidase — protein: MATKKQTKQDLENKIAELEAKLDKLATQLEAKPAPKPAEVAKPAETKPAEVAKPAPKPAEVAKPAEVTKPKGVLPKGSEPKPADVPKPSETKASPPATVQAALENAYQNAKMTDFHWYRAHVTGYSPAPNRYFVRRTAPVGKVPSGNWNDQKAKVPGYTQPSNQYFATRPRLAYHPADKTFGGFSGVTMTVDGVVAQAQTQQAPPKPAEVAKPKGTLPKGTEQAKVTSTTESSGKSRKEQLEEYEQEYLQRIEQQRIEDEKRYQEAVVEEVKTRTNKTHGALPKGFEAKAAPEPPKTSKGTLPKGF
- a CDS encoding ferritin, whose translation is MKISKNMQSGLNNQILLEANASNTYLSMASWCEVTGYEGGASFFYAQSDEERTHMLKIIHYLNNMGISAKIPATKLPTSDFKSLESILKLALKNEQAVTSAIHKLVEIALKDKDHSTNVFLEWFVNEQVQEETKFETLIQKFELIGRDKIAINEIDKILASSATATAPAESV
- the bcp gene encoding thioredoxin-dependent thiol peroxidase is translated as MLEEGESVPKFEVKDANGNSVKSSDFKGKKHVIYFYPKDFTPGCTTEADEFSKDYKKFQKAGIEIIGVSPDDVDSHKKFCDKMGIKYPLLADVDKTISKGFGVWGKKQFMGREYMGVARSTFLVDEKGKIFKVYPKVKPAGHSKEVLDDFLKLN